Proteins encoded in a region of the Methanofollis tationis genome:
- a CDS encoding 3-isopropylmalate dehydratase/homoaconitate hydratase family large subunit yields the protein MSTLSERILGAGAGAYVDRAVDRAYVHDGTGLLARAAWTEIGSGVFTDPDRRYLIFDHIVPANTSMTADLQQEMREFAAMTGMHFFEVGAGVCHQVMAEGRALPGEVIVGADSHSCTLGALGAFATGVGATDMAGIWATGGTWFRVPETTGIFLEGALSGAASAKDVALAYVGALGMDGATYRALEFVGEGAVSLSMADRLTLCNMAVETGAKAGIFYADRVTRDYLAGFGIAAEQQAPHAGGYPDEIAIDLEDVVPLLALPPRVDTVCPVAEKEGLPVDQVFLGTCTGGRYEDLAAFAALVRGKQVAVRTVVVPASRAVLMQAVSTGVLADLVAAGCAVATPGCGPCLGAHMGVLGEGEVCLSTANRNFKNRMGVGGEIYLASPMTAAATALAGAITSPEEFL from the coding sequence GTGAGCACCCTTTCAGAGCGGATCCTGGGCGCCGGAGCGGGTGCCTATGTGGACCGGGCCGTCGACCGGGCCTATGTCCATGACGGCACCGGGCTGCTCGCCCGCGCCGCCTGGACGGAGATCGGGTCTGGCGTCTTCACCGACCCGGACCGGCGCTACCTGATCTTCGACCATATCGTCCCGGCGAACACCTCGATGACCGCCGATCTCCAGCAGGAGATGCGGGAGTTCGCGGCCATGACCGGGATGCATTTCTTCGAGGTCGGTGCCGGCGTCTGCCATCAGGTGATGGCCGAAGGCCGCGCCCTGCCCGGCGAGGTGATCGTCGGGGCCGATTCGCACTCGTGCACCCTCGGCGCCCTCGGGGCGTTTGCCACCGGGGTCGGGGCGACCGACATGGCCGGCATCTGGGCGACCGGCGGCACCTGGTTCAGGGTGCCGGAAACGACCGGGATCTTCCTGGAAGGCGCCCTTTCCGGTGCGGCATCGGCAAAGGATGTCGCCCTCGCTTATGTCGGTGCCCTCGGGATGGACGGGGCGACCTACCGCGCCCTCGAGTTCGTCGGTGAGGGGGCAGTGTCCCTCTCCATGGCCGACCGCCTGACCCTCTGCAATATGGCGGTGGAGACCGGGGCGAAGGCCGGGATCTTCTATGCCGACCGGGTGACCCGCGATTACCTCGCAGGCTTCGGGATTGCGGCGGAGCAGCAGGCCCCGCACGCCGGCGGCTATCCGGACGAGATCGCGATCGACCTTGAGGACGTTGTCCCCCTGCTGGCCCTGCCGCCGCGGGTGGACACGGTCTGTCCGGTGGCCGAGAAAGAGGGCCTGCCGGTGGACCAGGTCTTCCTGGGCACCTGCACCGGCGGGCGCTACGAGGACCTTGCGGCCTTCGCCGCACTCGTGCGCGGAAAACAGGTGGCGGTGCGGACGGTTGTCGTCCCGGCCTCCCGTGCTGTCCTGATGCAGGCGGTCTCGACCGGCGTCCTTGCCGATCTTGTCGCCGCCGGGTGCGCCGTGGCGACGCCAGGGTGCGGACCGTGCCTTGGGGCTCATATGGGCGTGCTTGGAGAGGGCGAGGTCTGCCTCTCCACGGCGAACCGGAACTTCAAGAACCGGATGGGCGTCGGCGGGGAGATCTATCTCGCCTCGCCCATGACGGCGGCGGCAACGGCGCTTGCGGGTGCCATCACCTCACCGGAGGAGTTTTTATGA
- a CDS encoding homocitrate synthase family protein, producing the protein MSMWNVEICDVTLRDGEQTPGVSFTCEEKMEIAGLLDGIGLEVIEGGFPAVSSSEQEAVRAICRMGLEARICALSRAKKEDIDAALDCGVDMVSVFLPTSDLHIRHKYGRPRDEVLMEAMAMVEYAHDHGVEVRFGAEDASRTDPFFLLRAYREAVSHGADLVTFTDTVGCLMPVEIRAAVEEIIPSVSVPLCIHCHDDMGCATANTITAAASGAFQLHTTVNGIGERAGNAALEEVLVLLAMKGGISRYDLSLLHKLSETVAKAAGMPVARNKAIVGAHAFSHESGIHIAAILKDPETYEYVKPALVGCERTFILGKHTGRHAVRHVAASLGYDLAEDEITWVLAEVKRRSEAKCAVTSELLHEILCAAREGGRQ; encoded by the coding sequence ATGAGCATGTGGAATGTTGAGATCTGCGATGTCACGCTGCGTGACGGTGAACAGACGCCCGGCGTTTCGTTCACCTGCGAAGAGAAGATGGAAATCGCCGGGCTGCTTGACGGCATCGGCCTCGAGGTGATCGAGGGCGGGTTCCCTGCGGTCTCGTCGAGCGAACAGGAGGCCGTCAGGGCGATATGCCGCATGGGGCTCGAAGCCCGGATCTGCGCCCTGTCCCGTGCGAAGAAGGAGGATATCGACGCCGCCCTCGACTGCGGGGTGGATATGGTCTCGGTCTTCCTGCCGACCTCTGACCTCCATATCAGGCACAAGTACGGCAGGCCGCGCGATGAGGTGCTGATGGAAGCGATGGCAATGGTCGAGTACGCCCACGACCACGGCGTCGAGGTCAGGTTCGGGGCAGAGGACGCCTCCCGGACCGATCCGTTCTTCCTCCTCAGGGCATACCGGGAGGCGGTCTCGCACGGCGCCGACCTGGTCACCTTCACCGACACCGTCGGCTGCCTGATGCCGGTCGAGATCAGGGCCGCCGTGGAGGAGATCATCCCGTCGGTTTCGGTCCCGCTCTGCATCCACTGCCATGACGATATGGGGTGCGCCACGGCGAACACGATCACGGCGGCGGCGTCCGGGGCCTTCCAGCTCCACACCACCGTGAACGGGATCGGGGAGCGGGCAGGAAACGCCGCCCTCGAAGAGGTCCTGGTCCTGCTCGCCATGAAGGGGGGCATCAGCCGCTACGACCTCTCGCTCCTGCATAAACTCTCGGAGACGGTGGCGAAGGCCGCCGGTATGCCGGTCGCCAGAAACAAGGCGATCGTCGGGGCGCACGCCTTCTCGCACGAGAGCGGCATCCATATCGCGGCGATCCTGAAGGACCCGGAGACCTACGAATACGTGAAGCCCGCCCTTGTCGGCTGCGAGCGCACGTTCATCCTGGGCAAGCACACGGGCAGGCATGCCGTCAGGCACGTGGCCGCCTCCCTCGGCTACGACCTTGCCGAGGACGAGATCACCTGGGTGCTCGCCGAGGTGAAGAGGCGGAGCGAGGCGAAGTGCGCGGTGACCTCTGAACTGCTCCATGAGATCCTCTGTGCGGCGAGAGAGGGGGGCAGACAGTGA
- a CDS encoding thiamine pyrophosphate-dependent enzyme yields the protein MNGGEALAAALRLVADQIYTVPGYPVTDVARAADAEVCVNEKVALEYALGDSLAGRRAAVIVKNVGMNLLADPLVQATAQGLIAGVVVVAGDDPLCRASQTAEDSSHFGPLAMVPVIEPETDVFASVGAAFALSERLSRVAVLRMTPDTLAARVGDEPLVPPRTPGALAPGSLTMRGRWERARAAAAAAVPPHLPGVRVTLPAVEAPAGEPERFADRGFSRGLCPHCPYHALFALLAERDMHPACDAGCSLLAMNPPYGIGVASYGLGSAVGVGAKSTGVALIGDYALIHSGINALIDVYEKGTPLLCIVLANSRMGMVGGHEAPDVLRYIGWTGPIVCDAADTAVLRRLFLPANRPVTIIVRGICPGGESHEHVEC from the coding sequence GTGAACGGGGGGGAAGCGCTTGCGGCGGCCCTGCGCCTGGTTGCGGATCAGATCTACACGGTGCCAGGCTATCCGGTGACCGATGTCGCCAGAGCGGCCGACGCCGAGGTCTGCGTCAACGAGAAGGTCGCCCTCGAATACGCCCTCGGCGATTCGCTCGCCGGGCGGCGGGCGGCGGTGATCGTGAAAAACGTCGGCATGAACCTCCTCGCCGATCCCCTGGTGCAGGCGACGGCGCAGGGGCTCATCGCCGGTGTCGTGGTGGTGGCCGGGGACGATCCCCTCTGCCGCGCCTCGCAGACGGCGGAGGACTCCAGCCACTTCGGCCCTCTCGCCATGGTGCCGGTGATCGAGCCCGAGACCGACGTCTTTGCGTCGGTGGGGGCAGCTTTCGCCCTCTCCGAGCGCCTCTCGCGGGTGGCGGTCCTCAGGATGACGCCCGATACCCTCGCGGCCCGGGTGGGCGATGAACCCCTTGTGCCGCCCAGGACACCGGGCGCTCTTGCGCCCGGGTCCCTCACGATGCGAGGACGGTGGGAGCGGGCGCGTGCGGCGGCGGCCGCCGCGGTTCCTCCCCATCTGCCGGGCGTGCGGGTGACGCTCCCCGCAGTCGAGGCGCCGGCCGGCGAGCCCGAACGCTTCGCCGACCGCGGGTTTTCCCGTGGGCTCTGTCCCCACTGTCCGTATCACGCCCTGTTTGCCCTGCTCGCGGAGCGGGATATGCATCCAGCCTGCGACGCCGGGTGTTCGCTCCTCGCCATGAACCCGCCGTACGGGATCGGCGTTGCCTCCTACGGTCTCGGATCTGCCGTTGGGGTCGGGGCAAAGAGCACGGGCGTGGCCCTGATCGGGGACTATGCCCTTATCCACTCGGGGATCAACGCCCTCATCGACGTGTATGAGAAGGGGACGCCGCTCCTCTGTATCGTCCTTGCGAACAGCCGGATGGGCATGGTCGGGGGCCATGAGGCTCCTGACGTCCTGCGCTATATCGGGTGGACCGGCCCCATCGTCTGCGACGCCGCCGACACTGCGGTGCTCAGGCGACTGTTCCTGCCTGCGAACAGACCGGTAACCATTATCGTACGGGGCATATGCCCCGGCGGAGAGAGCCATGAGCATGTGGAATGTTGA
- a CDS encoding radical SAM protein, with protein sequence MDWLNLKAALLAEGRARIVGVPVGAYLASSTAGPGAGGKGSIFFSVAGRRVRLAVDPDAPLTLIHEGKGNAVIPFRGEMVRGVLEAPGLHCPRQAYITLSERCIFSCRYCAVPGSGGRTKTTAEVVALVRSVQNRIDAVSITAGVAESVEEEEQRALEVVRALVPFGLPIGVSICPTRDTPRLLWEAGVAEVKFNIEAATPGIFAEMCPGQDWNLLWEVLAASVRLFGKNHVQSNIIVGLGESDDEMEEAVRRLCRLGVIPVLRPLTPAAGLSHYRRPDASRLLRLHAVAAREMAAAGLDAAQARTMCAACAGCDLIPGRD encoded by the coding sequence ATGGACTGGCTGAACCTGAAGGCCGCACTGCTCGCAGAGGGGCGGGCGCGGATCGTGGGCGTCCCTGTGGGAGCGTATCTGGCGTCGTCCACCGCCGGGCCCGGTGCCGGCGGAAAAGGATCGATCTTTTTCTCGGTCGCGGGGCGGCGGGTCCGCCTCGCCGTCGATCCCGATGCCCCCCTTACGCTCATCCATGAGGGGAAGGGGAATGCCGTGATCCCGTTCAGGGGCGAGATGGTCAGGGGGGTGCTCGAGGCGCCGGGCCTCCACTGCCCGAGGCAGGCATACATCACCCTGTCTGAGCGGTGCATCTTCTCGTGCCGCTACTGTGCGGTGCCGGGAAGCGGCGGCCGGACGAAGACGACGGCCGAGGTCGTCGCCCTGGTGCGCTCGGTCCAGAACCGGATAGATGCCGTCTCGATCACCGCCGGGGTTGCGGAGAGTGTCGAGGAGGAGGAGCAGCGGGCGCTGGAGGTCGTCAGGGCGCTCGTTCCCTTCGGCCTTCCCATCGGGGTCTCGATATGCCCGACCAGGGATACCCCCCGCCTGCTCTGGGAAGCCGGCGTTGCCGAGGTGAAGTTCAATATCGAGGCGGCGACCCCTGGGATCTTCGCCGAGATGTGCCCCGGGCAGGACTGGAACCTGCTCTGGGAGGTGCTTGCGGCGTCGGTGCGGCTCTTCGGAAAGAACCACGTCCAGAGCAACATCATCGTCGGCCTCGGCGAGAGCGACGACGAGATGGAGGAGGCGGTAAGAAGGCTCTGCCGTCTGGGCGTGATCCCGGTCCTGCGCCCCCTCACACCCGCTGCAGGGCTGTCGCACTATCGCCGCCCTGACGCCTCCCGGCTGCTCAGACTGCACGCCGTCGCCGCGCGGGAGATGGCGGCGGCCGGGCTCGATGCTGCACAGGCCAGGACGATGTGCGCCGCCTGTGCAGGCTGCGACCTGATCCCCGGGAGGGACTGA
- the mmp11 gene encoding methanogenesis marker protein 11 produces the protein MESDLKAGSEGLPDPYVVSYPLIVGIADPGGDRIEVVEFYECIGGAQWVRRHYAQSPIVLSARSVGGTTRYVLRAGAAPLNLEGSRFPAGIAGASVDGDEIAVAYLGMGGGGVGAAACRARAGGVIGADCDDSGGGKVAGSTIRLPRRERVIIGVDDTDTPEAGATWTLVHNIAKAVADDASVYLSHTIVQLFPVPFRTKNCVACAVEFASTDPDGLVGRFAGLLRRHTLSEETGMAVHIGFDPSPLRAYGEAVKRGQVSRADLDAVSGHVRVVMDGRGLIGAVAAIPFYTEFEEALALWTG, from the coding sequence ATGGAGAGCGACCTGAAGGCGGGATCTGAGGGGCTGCCTGACCCCTATGTGGTCTCTTATCCCCTGATCGTCGGGATCGCCGATCCCGGCGGCGACAGAATCGAGGTGGTGGAGTTCTACGAGTGCATCGGCGGGGCTCAGTGGGTGCGCCGCCACTATGCGCAGAGCCCGATCGTGCTCTCCGCCCGCAGCGTCGGGGGGACAACCCGCTATGTGCTCAGGGCCGGTGCGGCCCCACTCAACCTCGAAGGCTCCCGGTTCCCCGCGGGCATCGCTGGCGCCTCCGTGGACGGGGACGAGATCGCCGTCGCCTACCTGGGGATGGGCGGCGGCGGCGTGGGTGCGGCGGCGTGCCGGGCCCGCGCCGGCGGGGTGATCGGCGCCGACTGCGACGATTCAGGCGGGGGAAAAGTGGCGGGATCGACGATCCGCCTCCCCCGCAGGGAGCGGGTGATCATCGGGGTCGACGATACCGACACCCCTGAGGCCGGGGCCACCTGGACGCTCGTCCACAACATCGCAAAGGCCGTGGCCGACGATGCCTCGGTCTATCTCTCGCATACGATCGTCCAGCTCTTCCCGGTGCCGTTCAGGACGAAGAACTGCGTCGCCTGCGCGGTGGAGTTCGCTTCCACCGATCCCGACGGGCTTGTCGGGAGGTTTGCCGGTCTGCTCCGGCGGCACACCCTCTCTGAGGAGACCGGGATGGCCGTCCATATCGGCTTCGACCCGTCGCCCCTGCGGGCGTATGGTGAGGCGGTGAAACGCGGGCAGGTCTCCCGCGCCGACCTCGACGCCGTTTCAGGGCATGTGAGGGTCGTGATGGACGGCCGCGGCCTGATCGGGGCGGTGGCGGCGATTCCCTTCTATACCGAATTCGAGGAGGCGCTCGCCCTATGGACTGGCTGA
- a CDS encoding DUF1743 domain-containing protein encodes MITLTPEDVKARFGPLFAQKFIVMVDEGAGMAEILETCRHRGTIEWDMMNRRRAGGVLASAGVQGSSMTMRARLGREDAHFGAAGKEIGGQALEGVEVQGDEVVTTWAGIAGAGVGVAACLPQAPGVIRAEYPTEDDLRIGGARVCRVRIVSPVYEKVTIGIDDTDTKEDGATWVLALKCAEACRVAGAEYLNMRLVQLNPAVPKKTTNCVGSVLNFAVRPGSVDELLAFVKDYIETNAVSGDTGIAYYRGIDVPQSEYARKIKTEILEREEVEAEAERIGVTFIDSARSKGRIGAFGAVLWGNCGVEAAGLYGERPEGGI; translated from the coding sequence ATGATCACGCTCACGCCAGAGGATGTAAAGGCCCGGTTCGGGCCGCTGTTCGCGCAGAAGTTTATTGTCATGGTGGACGAGGGGGCCGGGATGGCCGAGATCCTGGAGACCTGCCGGCACCGCGGCACCATCGAGTGGGACATGATGAATCGGCGGCGTGCCGGGGGGGTGCTCGCCTCCGCCGGGGTGCAGGGGTCATCCATGACGATGCGTGCACGTCTCGGCCGCGAGGACGCCCATTTCGGTGCGGCGGGCAAGGAGATCGGCGGCCAGGCCCTTGAGGGTGTAGAGGTGCAGGGCGACGAGGTCGTAACCACCTGGGCCGGTATTGCGGGCGCCGGGGTCGGTGTCGCCGCCTGTCTCCCGCAGGCCCCGGGCGTGATCCGCGCCGAGTACCCGACCGAGGACGACCTCCGCATCGGCGGCGCTCGCGTCTGCCGTGTGCGGATCGTCTCGCCGGTCTATGAGAAGGTGACGATCGGGATCGACGACACCGATACGAAGGAGGATGGGGCGACCTGGGTGCTTGCCCTGAAGTGCGCCGAGGCGTGCAGGGTGGCCGGTGCCGAGTACCTTAATATGAGGCTTGTGCAGCTCAACCCGGCAGTGCCGAAGAAGACGACGAACTGCGTCGGATCGGTGCTGAACTTTGCTGTACGCCCGGGATCGGTCGATGAACTCCTGGCGTTCGTGAAGGACTACATCGAGACGAACGCAGTCTCGGGCGACACCGGGATTGCGTATTACCGGGGCATCGACGTCCCGCAGTCTGAATACGCCCGGAAGATCAAGACCGAGATCCTGGAGAGGGAGGAGGTCGAGGCCGAGGCCGAGCGGATCGGTGTCACCTTCATTGATTCGGCGCGGAGCAAGGGGCGGATCGGGGCCTTTGGTGCAGTTCTCTGGGGAAATTGCGGAGTGGAAGCGGCGGGGCTGTATGGAGAGCGACCTGAAGGCGGGATCTGA